In Stomoxys calcitrans chromosome 2, idStoCalc2.1, whole genome shotgun sequence, the following proteins share a genomic window:
- the LOC106086125 gene encoding methylated-DNA--protein-cysteine methyltransferase, inducible, with translation MFKNVVINFEIAKKLTKLDYGFIDTKFGEMVMGHSVENGFLHIAYLHFSEGRPIDHFAADMKKRWPNADLREDSEKSQRSFETYFQKQKPKREVYVVLTGSKFQNQVWSALLKIPYGEERTYTDVATMIKRPKSVRAVATAVAKNDIAVFIPCHRVKSKTNDMHKYRWGNELKVKLLNDEKGKH, from the coding sequence atgtttaaaaacgTGGTCATCAATTTCGAAATTGCAAAGAAGCTAACGAAATTGGATTATGGCTTTATTGATACAAAATTTGGAGAAATGGTTATGGGACATTCGGTGGAAAATGGATTTCTTCACATTGCCTATTTACATTTTTCCGAAGGTCGTCCCATAGATCATTTTGCTGCCGATATGAAGAAGCGTTGGCCAAACGCAGACCTTCGTGAGGACTCGGAGAAATCTCAGCGTTCCTTTGAAACTTACTTCCAGAAGCAAAAGCCAAAGCGTGAGGTATATGTCGTGTTGACTGGTTCAAAGTTTCAAAATCAAGTATGGTCAGCCTTATTAAAGATACCATATGGTGAGGAACGTACGTATACGGATGTGGCCACAATGATAAAGCGTCCAAAATCGGTCAGAGCTGTGGCAACAGCGgtggcaaaaaatgatatagctgtATTTATACCATGTCATCGTGTCAAATCCAAAACTAATGATATGCACAAATATCGTTGGGGTAATGAGTTGAAGGTGAAACTTTTGAACGATGAAAAAGGAAAGCATTAA